In Nicotiana tabacum cultivar K326 chromosome 11, ASM71507v2, whole genome shotgun sequence, a single window of DNA contains:
- the LOC142166116 gene encoding uncharacterized protein LOC142166116, whose protein sequence is MTIVDRQVRKLRSKEIMFVKCLWRNHAAEEATWEIEDNMRVKYPYLFQSTGSSGILKLLDMPTSSVIKEYESIIITGSTPSSIEVGQVYQDKEIIATALKHYSVMHKFQFRVKRSSARSYWLICVGENCTWHFKATSINDSAMFKVRNFDSQHTCSLMDNTFIQRKPTAMVVGSIVIPKYSDSKTIYTPKDIQFDMLYEHGLNLTYMQAWREKEKALQFLRGHPADSYSKLPGYLYILVKTYPGPIVVVDGTFLKSAYKGIMLISSTMDAAGIILPLAYAVVDSENDASWKWYKFNKELDDNIILSHKLRVRASTDYIHIVIDGVRRYIVCLENKRCSCGQFQLDELPCPHALAALRHRNESFEQYCSPYYTRANLLRTYEIPLNPLPDESKWNVS, encoded by the exons ATGACAATTGTTGATAGACAAGTAAGAAAGCTACGGTCAAAAGAAATTATGTTCGTAAAATGTTTATGGAGAAATCATGCCgctgaagaagctacttgggaaataGAGGATAATATGCGAGTCAAGTACCCCTATTTGTTTCAGTCTACAG GTTCCTCTGGAAtactaaagttacttgatatgccaacatcttCCGTTATAAAGGAATATGAAAGTATAATAATAACAGGTAGTACACCAAGTTCTATTGAAGTAGGACAGGTATACCAAGACAAGGAAATAATTGCAACTGCATTGAAGCACTATTCTGTCATGCACAAGTTCCAATTCAGGGTTAAAAGATCTAGTGCTAGAAG ctACTGGCTGATATGTGTTGGTGAAAACTGTACATGGCACTTCAAGGCAACTAGCATaaatgattctgcaatgttcaagGTCAGAAATTTCGACAGCCAGCACACATGCTCTTTAATGGACAATACATTCATACAACGCAAACCTACTGCCATGGTAGTTGGTAGCATAGTTATTCCAAAATATTCTGATTCTAAGACAATTTACACACCAAAAGACATACAATTTGACATGTTGTATGAACACGGCTTGAATCTAACCTACATGCAAGCCtggagagaaaaggaaaaggctTTACAGTTTTTGAGAGGTCATCCTGCTGACTCCTACAGCAAATTGCCTGGTTATTTGTATATTCTAGTGAAGACTTATCCGGG GCCAATTGTAGTAGTTGATGGGACCTTTTTAAAGTCAGCATACAAGGGAATAATGCTAATATCCAGTACAATGGATGCAGCAG GTATCATATTACCATTGGCATATGCTGTAGTTGATTCAGAGAATGACGCATCATGGAAGTG GTACAAATTCAACAAAGAGTTGGATGACAACATAATATTGTCGCACAAGCTTAGA gtgagggcttcaacaGACTACATCCATATAGTAATAGATGGTGTGAGGCGCTATATTGTTTGTCTTGAAAACAAAAGATGCAGTTGTGGGCAATTCCAGCTTGATGAACTACCTTGTCCACATGCTTTGGCTGCTTTAAGACACAGGAATGAGTCTTTTGAACAATATTGTTCTCCTTATTACACAAGGGCGAACCTCTTGCGTACTTATGAAATACCATTAAATCCCCTACCTGATGAAAGCAAATGGAATGTGTCATAA
- the LOC142166117 gene encoding uncharacterized protein LOC142166117 — MDKVQLIRQRLLAAQSRQKSYANKRRRDLVFTIGDKVFLRVSPMKGMMRFGKRGKLSPRFIGPYEILNRVRAVAYRLALPPELSFIHPVFHVSMLRKCISNSSQVLEVPTTLLDEKLSYKEKR, encoded by the coding sequence atggacAAGGTCCAATTGATCAGACAGAGATTGCTTGCAGCTCAAAGTAGACAAAAGTCTTATGctaataagagaagaagagatttagTGTTCACAATTGGGGACAAAGTGTTCCTACGAGTATCCCCTATGAAAGGTAtgatgcggtttgggaaaagaggcaagttgagccccaggtttataggACCGTATGAGATACTAAACCGAGTGAGAGCGGTGGCTTATCGTTTGGCACTTCCTCCTGAGTTATCTTTTattcacccagtgtttcatgtctcAATGCTAAGAAAATGTATATCAAACTCATCTCAGGTGCTTGAAGTACCAACTACACTGCTTGATGAGAAGTTGTCTTACAAGGAAAAGCGATGA